GAGCCCACCAGGAAGAGGCttgctcctcgtcgtcgtttGCGCCGTCCAGATTAAACGCCGCCAAGCGCCTCCGCCTGCTcaccgtcgacgacggcgccacGGAGGTGAGGCGCATGGTCGACAACCTGGGGAGAATGATCGCCGACATGAGGGAGTTCGTCGTCTTCCTCAAGGGCTATCCTCGCATCTGCAGTCAGCCTTACAGCATGCACCTGCTCCTTGACAAGTTAATGTTCGGCCGGCAGAAGGAGGTGGAGCAGGTCGTCGGCTTCCTGCTGCAGCCGGAGGTCTGCGGCGATGGCGTCGACGTGCTGCAGGTAGTCGGCGCCGCAAGGGTCGGGAAGAGCACCCTCGTCGAGCATGTCTGCCACGACGAGAGGGTGCGCGGCCGCTTCTCCTCCATCGTGTGCTTGAGCCGGGACGACGTCGAAGACATGGGAGACCATCGTGACCTCACCGTCAAGCACGGGAACCGCGCCTCCCGTGGAAGCTCGCTCGTCGTCCTCGACCTAGCCGAGGACGAGGAGCCCCTGGACGACGGGGCGTGGAGGCGGCTGCGCTCCTCGGCGATGTGCAGGGCGCGTGGGAGCAAAATCATCGTCACGAGCAGATCGCCGGAGACGGTCCGGGGCATCGAGCCGGCGCGCGCCCTCGAGCTCAAGTTCCTGCGCGAGGACGTCTACTGGTACTTCTTCAAGGTGCTCGCGTTCGGCAGCGTGAACCCCGACGACCACCCGAGGCTGGCGTCCATCGCCATGGACATCTCCGCGGAGCAGAAGGGCGGCTTCATAGGCGCGACCATCGCCGGCAGCTTGATGAGAGCCAACCTCGACGCCCATTACTGGAGCCTCATCCTCAAGAACATGAGGGAGTACACGCAGAAGCACCGCGCCCTGTTCGGCAAGCACCCGCACGACCTCCTGAGGAAGAACCACCCCGTGTACCTGTGGAGGCTGGCCGAGAGCTCCAAGATCTTCCTGTGCCATGGCTTCTACACCGCGTGCCCCGCCAAGCAGGAGATCCCCAGGGTGACGTTCCAGGAGGTGCTGTCCGGCAGGGTGACCCCCCATGGGAGGTTCGAGGTCCTGGCATGGACGTCGCAGATACCCCCTTGCCGGAGCTACCTGATGAGCTGCTCCCTGGACACGCCGTCTGCTCCACTTCGTGTCCTTGACAAGAAGAAGCGTCTCAGGCTTATGTAGATCCTGCAGTCGGTGCCTTTCTTCTTTGGGTAACTTTACGGTCGAAGATATCAAGatgtactaaaaatttagcgtaaaattttagtacctaagTATcaaaagatactaaattttacactaaaattttggtatctctcaaggactgtaaaattgctcttcttctttctGTGGGGGTTAGTTAATCTTCAGTTGCTTGAAATTATGTATCCCAGGTCAACCGAAACTGTACATTGCTAAGTATTGCTACGTAAGTACGTAGTGTGTAGTTTTGCCTTTtcatatatgattttgtttttgcctcAAGGGCTCAAGGCTTACAAATTTGGACACAAAAACTACAattctgttttctttttcttttaaaaattctatattttgcttgtgataaGCAATCATTCATGTGAATTGTCGTTAACGAAGGCTAGTTCTACAAAATACATCAGAGACACTTTTTTCCCGTTCTTTTTGCCACCATTGTTAGCCTTCTAATAAACACGCTCTATTCCAGAAGTCCATTTTTATAGTATCTCAGCCTATGGAGTGCTTTGTATATTATAGTTTTAGGGCAACTAAAATAGACTTTTATAATGTACTACCtgattcaaaatataaacatttataagaTATTTAGTATATACTAAGAtgatgtcaaaattttctctTCCAGTCATTTCGGTAgtcaacttttaaattttaaaattgattagattttcttCGTAATCATCTGATTGACTCTTGAATTATTAGAACGATTGAAATTATGATAATTAATgtagaaatacatatattagatgataaaatttaaatctaaaaatgcttatattttaaggCTGAGGTAGTATTAATGAAGTGCATTTaaagaaagaataaaggtGATGACAAAAATCGTAAAATTGATGCTAGTGCCAAAACAAATGTTCTATTCTGCTTAGTTTACGCCAAACAAagttcgtttttttttaaatctctaATACATCTTGGTTCGATGGGTCAGGGGGCATGGTTCACATGTCAGAGTATTCTAAAACTCTTTGAGAGGTTGTCCACTCTTTCGTTGCACTTCATCCGAAaacattttgaaaaattagATTAACAGGTGATActccacaaatatataaattaaaatataattaatatacatcATGACTCCACAAACATTGCCGCAAGAATTTAAAACACATTCCTCGGCTCTTGAGTGGGATGGCCTTAATAGTAACTAATAAGTTACTTCATTAAAATGCATGGATTTTATGGGGATTAGCTCGAAGTGTTTATTGCATGGTATTGTTAatgacatttaaaatattgaaagagattttttgatttaataaatccaaaattcatATTAGTAAATACTGAGTTTTACTTAGTTTTTAGTCTTAATTATAACATTTCTATGTTTTACTAAGTCTGAAATTTCAAATTGCGGAGCAAGATAATGATGACATGGTTGTCCCTTTCCGTCAGGCGGTGATATGGTCGACATTGACAACGATAGTCTTAGCGCAATGTTGTATGATGTTGAGTAGCCTGATTACAGTGATAAAGGCTATGAAAACTTCGCTAAGTTGGTGAATGACTCAGAGACACTTCTATCTGATGGATGCAAGACAGAACATACGAAGAAATTATCTACTAACTTGGATATCATGAAGCTTCAGAAAAATAA
This is a stretch of genomic DNA from Oryza brachyantha chromosome 1, ObraRS2, whole genome shotgun sequence. It encodes these proteins:
- the LOC102719828 gene encoding putative disease resistance protein RGA3, which gives rise to METFLPAILSDLLGRSISYLVQRYRQQSSVQDDLEKLRLALVRVHVTVEEAEARHVTNKAMLRQLDVVREAMYSGYYMLDTLTYRAHQEEACSSSSFAPSRLNAAKRLRLLTVDDGATEVRRMVDNLGRMIADMREFVVFLKGYPRICSQPYSMHLLLDKLMFGRQKEVEQVVGFLLQPEVCGDGVDVLQVVGAARVGKSTLVEHVCHDERVRGRFSSIVCLSRDDVEDMGDHRDLTVKHGNRASRGSSLVVLDLAEDEEPLDDGAWRRLRSSAMCRARGSKIIVTSRSPETVRGIEPARALELKFLREDVYWYFFKVLAFGSVNPDDHPRLASIAMDISAEQKGGFIGATIAGSLMRANLDAHYWSLILKNMREYTQKHRALFGKHPHDLLRKNHPVYLWRLAESSKIFLCHGFYTACPAKQEIPRVTFQEVLSGRVTPHGRFEVLAWTSQIPPCRSYLMSCSLDTPSAPLRVLDKKKRLRLM